In the genome of Variovorax sp. PAMC26660, the window GAAGTCGATGGTGATCGTGCCGTTGCCGATCGCGGTCTTGGTGTTCGCCTGGCCGCCGCTGATGACGGTCTGTGCCTGCGCGAGCTGCTTCACGTCGATGGTGTAGTTGCCGGCCGCGCTGACGTCGGTGGCGGATGCGGACAGGATGCCGCTGACCGTCGGCGTGCCGACCACGTTCTGGAACAGCGCCGGGTCGCCCAGCTTCTTGGCGGCGGCCTGCAGCGTGCTGAGCGCGCCCTGGATCGTGCCGTAGGCCGAGAGCTTGCTGGTGTAGCTCTTGGCGCGCGCCTGCAGTGCCACGAGCGGCTGGCTCTCGGCGGTCTCGAGTTGCTTGAGCAAGTCGGCAAGGTTGAGGTTGGAGCCGACGCCGAGGCTGCTGATCGTTGCCATGTGAGTGTTTTCCTGAATGAGGGGTGCTGCTGCAATTGAAGAATCGGGTGCGACCTCAGGCCGCGTGGTCCACCAGCAGACCCTTGCCTTCGCTCATCAGCTTCGCGATGCGCAAGACGTCTTCATTCGGGATCTGGCGGATGACCTCGCCGCTGGTGCGGTCGATCACCTTGACGATGAGCTTGTCGGTGTCCTTGTCGACCTCGAACTGCATCCCGACTTCGCGCAGTGCAAGGGCCGTGTTCACCTGGCGCACGGCCTGCTCGAGCTGCACCGGCGTTGCCTCTTCCCGGGCTTCGTCCTTCGCGCCGGCCACCACGCCGCCGCGCGAGCCCGTCCCCAGGGCGCCACCGACGAGCATCTGCGTCCAATGGCTGTCCTTCGCGGGGATTGCTGGCACGGGGTTCGACATCATTTCCACCTTTTGTTGTGTTCGCTGTCCTCTGCAGCCTTGCCATCGGGCATGGCCGCAGAGGACAGCGCAGGCAGTCCCGGCTTGCGTCCGGGGACCTGCGCCCGCCGGACACCCACCCTTGCGGGAGGGCGCCGGCGTTTCTTTCGCTACTGGCTAGACCTTGTCGATCAACGCAGGAGCGACAGCACGCCTTGCGTGGTCTGGTTGGCTTGCGACAGCACCGAGGTACCTGCTTGTTGCAGGATCTGGGCGCGCGTCATGTTCGACACTTCGACCGCGTAGTCGGCGTCCTGGATGCGCGAGCGCGACGACGACAGGTTGGTCACCGTGGTGCCCAGGTTCGAGATCACCGAGTCGAAACGGTTTTGCACCGCGCCCAGCGAGCTGCGCAGCTGGTCGACCTTCGACAGGGCGGCGTCCAGTGCCTTCAGCGGATCGATCGTTGCCTTGCCTGCGCCAACGGCCTTGTCCGTCAGGCTTCCGGCCTTGTTCGAGTCGGCATACACGATGCTGCCGCTGGTGGTCGTGATGTTGCCGTTGGCGTTGACGTTGATCGTCTCGGCGGCAACCTTCGTCAGGCCGCTCACGCCCATGAAGCCGTCCGTCTTGCCATTGGCAGCGGCCAGGTTGTACACCGTGGTGCCAGCGCCGGTCTGGTCGATGGTGCCGATCGACGAGTTGATCTTGGCAGTCACGAGGCCAGCCGAAGCCTTCTCGCCGGCAACGTCGAACGTAGCGGCAACGCCGGTGCCCGGGGTGTTGACCGTGTACTTGGCGCCCGTGGCGGCGAACGTGATGGAGTCACCGGCGGCCTTCATGCCGTTGGTGCTGTCGACCAGGTTGGCCAGGGTTGCGGCCACCGGTGCGCCAGCGCCGGTCTTGGTCAGGTTGCCGGTTGCATCGAGGTACAGGGCCGAGTTGTCGCCAGCATCGGTCAGAGCACCGTTGCTGTCGATCTTGACGTTCATCGACTGCGAGCCGAGCTTGACGGTGGCGGTCACCGTGGTGCCGGCAGCCGGCGTCAGCGCGGCGAGCGTGTTGGTCGCGGTACGGGCCGTTTCAGCAACGGTGTAATCCTTGCTGGTGGCGCTGTACGTGTACGTGGAACCGCCGATGACGACCTTGCCGCCGTCCTTCATGCCGGCCAGCACGTCGTTGGCCGATGCGCCGTTGGCAGCAGCCGTGAGCGTGCGGGTGTACGGCGTCACGCCGCCAGCAACTGGCTGCTTGGCGAAGCCGGCGATCAGCAGGTCGGATTCGGTCGCGGTCTTGTTCTTCGCGCCGGTGTTGTTGACGTTGAAGCCGTCCAGGCCCAGGGTCTTGGCGCTGATTTCCTTCAGGTCGATGTCGATGGTTTCGCCATCGTTCGCACCGACTTGCACGGTCAGCTTGCCGGCGTCGGCCGACAGAACCTTCACGCCGTTGAACTGGGTTTGTTCCGAGACGCGGTTGATTTCGTCCAGGCGCAGGGTGATTTCACCCTGGATCGAGTCCAGGTCGGTCGACGAGTTCGTGCCGGTGGCGGCTTGCACCGACAGTTCGCGGATGCGTTGCAGGTTGTTGTTGACTTCGGTCAGCGCGCCTTCGGTCGTTTGAGCGATCGAGATGCCGTCGTTGGCGTTGCGCGTTGCTTGCGTCAGGCCCTTGATGTTGGCGGTGAAGCGGTTGGCGATGGCCTGGCCGGCTGCGTCGTCCTTGGCGCTGTTGATGCGCATGCCGGAGGACAGGCGCTCGATGGCGCTGTTCAGAGCCGATTGCGACTTCGTGAGGTTGTTCTGCGTGAGCAGCGAAAGAGAATTGGTATTAATGACTGATGCCATTTTCGACTCCTGGTTTACGAAGGTTGTGGTAACCGGCACTAGGCCGTAACGCTGGACCCGCTCCTGCTGTCAGACTCAAGCCATCGTTGATTTGGTTATCGGCCGGAGCTTTCAAACATTTAGGGCGGCGTACAAAAAAGTTCCATGTACGGCGGCCCACACCACAACCCCCACCCGCATCAAGCCTGCAGGTTCATCACTTCCTGATAGGCCGTCACCAGGCGGTTGCGCACCTGCAGCCCGGTCTGGAAGGCCACGTTGGCCTTCTGCAGGTCGACCATCACGTCGTTCAGCGCCACGCCGGGCTTGCCCAGCTCGAACGACTCGGCCTGCGCATAGGCGCTTTGCTGCGCGCCGCTGATATTGGCAAGCGAGCGCTTCAGTTCGGCCGCGAACCCCCCCGCCTCGACGGGCGCGCCCGACGCGGGCGCGATGCCGGTGGCGAGCGCGGTGGTGCGCATTTGCTGCAAGACGGATTCGATGGCGTTGATCGACATGAGGAATTCTTTTTTCGTGTGAACACTTCTGCGTGACTTGACATGGAGGGCCCAGACCCTCCGGCTTGCGTGCAGCGTAACAAGGGAAGACCCCGATTCAAGCGCTCAACTGAGGGCAAAAACCCCGGCTGTTCGACCGATCGAATTTCGCGGCGACTGTTGACAATCGTTCGCGAAACGAACAAGCCGCGGACGACATCACCGGCCCCCCGGAATGACATCTCAACACCGAATCCCCTCTCTCACCATGGCGCTGGACCACTGCGGCCCGAAGGCCATGACGAAGGCCAGCCCATGAGCACTGCAGCGCCCGCGGGCAGCCTGCCGGCGGCCAATGGCCTCCCCCCGATCCTGGACCGCATGCGCGCCCAGCCCAAGCTGCCGATGATCATCGGCGCCGCAGCGCTGGTGGCCGCGGCGGCCGCGTTCCTGCTGTGGAGCCGCGCCCCTGACTACAAGGTGCTCTACACCAATGTGTCGGACCGCGACGGCGGCGCGATCATCGCGTCGCTGCAGCAGATGAACGTGCCCTACAAGTTCGCCGAAGGCGGTGGCGCGATCCTGATCGCGGGCGACAAGGTGGCCGAAACGCGCCTGAAGCTCGCGGCCCAGGGCCTGCCCAAGGCCGGCGGCGTCGGCTTCGAACTGATGGACAACCAGAAGTTCGGCACCAGCCAGTTCGCCGAGCAGATCAACTACCAGCGCGGGCTCGAAGGCGAGCTGGCGCGCTCCATCGAGTCGATCGGCACCATCGAGTCGGCGCGCGTGCACCTGGCGCTGCCCAAGCCCTCGCTGTTCGTGCGCGACCAGAAGAAGCCCTCGGCGTCGGTGGTGCTGAGCCTGATGCGCGGGCGCAGCATCGACGAAGGCCAGGTCAGCGCCATCGTCCACATGATTTCCAGCAGCGTGCCCGACCTGGACGCCAAGAGCGTCACCGTGGTCGACCAGCGCGGCAACCTGCTGTCTTCGGCGCGCGGCAGCGACCGCGGGCTGGACGTGAGCCAGCTCAAATATGCGCAGGAGATCGAGGCCGGCTACATCCGCCGCATCGAGGCCATCCTGCAGCCCATCGTCGGCACGACCAACGTGCGCGCGCAGGTCGCGGCCGAGATCGACTTCACGGTGGTCGAGCACACCGACGAGAAGTACAAGCCCAACCAGGACCCGACGCAATCGGCGATCCGCAGCCAGCAGACCAGCGAATCGGCGCAGCACAACGGCGCGCCGCCCGGCGGCGTGCCGGGCGCGCTGTCGAACCAGCCGCCGGTGAACCCGAGCGCGCCGATCGTCGGCCCGCGCGCACCCAATGCGCCGGGCACGCCCCCAGCACCGGGAACGCCGGGCGCACCGGGCGCGCCGGGTGCCACGACGGCATCGACCGCCGCCGCCGCCAACGGCCCGAGCAACACCCGCAAGGACGTCACGACCAACTACGAGCTGGACCGCACCATCCGCCACATCCAGCAAGCCGCTGGCGGCGTGAAGCGCCTGTCGGTGGCCGTGGTGGTGAACAACCGCGATGCGGTGGATGCCGCAGGCAAGACCAGCAACCGCCCGCTGACGCCGGCCGAGCTGGAACAGATCCGCAACCTGGCGAAGGAAGCCATGGGCTTCAGCCAGGAGCGCGGCGACTCGCTCAACGTGGTCAACAGCGCCTTCGCCCGCGACACCGAGGCCGGCCCCGCGCCCGAAGTGCCGTTCTGGCGTGACCGCGAGAACGTGGAGATCGGCAAGACCCTGGGGCAGTACCTGCTCCTGGCCCTCCTGGCGCTCTTCGCCTGGCTCGCCGTGGTGCGTCCGCTGATGCGCCGCCACCTGGCCGACGCAACGCCGCCGCCAGCAACCGTTGCCGCCCCCATCGCCCCGGTCGACGAACCGGGCACGGATGGGCTGTCGCCCGCAGAAAGCCTGCGCGAGCGCGAAGCCAACCGCCAGAAGGCCGACATGGACTACGCCCACCAGATCGCAGACAAAGACCCGAAGCTGGTCGCGACCCTGATCCAGCACTGGATGAACACCAATGACTAGCGAACTCGGAACCCGCAAGGGCGCGATCTTGCTGATGGCGCTGGGCGAAGACCGCGCCGCCGCCGCGCTGCACCAGTTGCCCACCTCCGAGGTGCAGGCGCTGGGCCTGGCCATGTCCAAGCTCACGTCGGTCTCCAAGGAAGAGCTGGCCGCCGTGCTGGCCGAGTTCCGGCAAGAGACCGAACAGCTCTCGGCCCTGCACCTGGGCTCGACCAGCTACATCCGCGCCGTGCTGAAGAAGGCACTGGGCGACGACCGCGCCAGCAACCTGCTCGAAGACATCCTGCAGCCCGACGAGCCGCACGGCGGCATCGAGCGGCTGAACGAACTCGAAGCCAGCGAAGTGGCCGAGCTGATCCGCGACGAGCATCCGCAGATCCTTGCCACGCTGCTGGTGCACCTGGACCGCATGAAGGCGTCCGAAGTGCTGGAGAAGCTGCCCGCGCGCCTGCGCCACGACGTGATCATGCGCGTGGCCACCTTCGGCGGCGTGCAGCCTTCGGCGCTGAACGAGCTGACCGACGTGCTCACCGAAATGCTCGCGGGCCAGGGCCTGCGGCGCAGCCGCCTGGGTGGCGTGCGCACGGCGGCCGAGATCGTCAACCTCATGAGCACCGCGGTGGAAGAAGAAGCCATTGCCCATGTGCGCGAACAGGACGAGGCGCTGGCCCAGCGCATCGTCGACGAGATGTTCGTGTTCGAGAACCTGCTGGGTCTGGAAGACCGCAGCATCCAGCGCCTGCTCAAGGACATCGAGAGCGACTCGCTCATCATCGCGCTCAAGG includes:
- a CDS encoding flagellar protein FlaG; the encoded protein is MPAIPAKDSHWTQMLVGGALGTGSRGGVVAGAKDEAREEATPVQLEQAVRQVNTALALREVGMQFEVDKDTDKLIVKVIDRTSGEVIRQIPNEDVLRIAKLMSEGKGLLVDHAA
- a CDS encoding flagellin, whose protein sequence is MASVINTNSLSLLTQNNLTKSQSALNSAIERLSSGMRINSAKDDAAGQAIANRFTANIKGLTQATRNANDGISIAQTTEGALTEVNNNLQRIRELSVQAATGTNSSTDLDSIQGEITLRLDEINRVSEQTQFNGVKVLSADAGKLTVQVGANDGETIDIDLKEISAKTLGLDGFNVNNTGAKNKTATESDLLIAGFAKQPVAGGVTPYTRTLTAAANGASANDVLAGMKDGGKVVIGGSTYTYSATSKDYTVAETARTATNTLAALTPAAGTTVTATVKLGSQSMNVKIDSNGALTDAGDNSALYLDATGNLTKTGAGAPVAATLANLVDSTNGMKAAGDSITFAATGAKYTVNTPGTGVAATFDVAGEKASAGLVTAKINSSIGTIDQTGAGTTVYNLAAANGKTDGFMGVSGLTKVAAETINVNANGNITTTSGSIVYADSNKAGSLTDKAVGAGKATIDPLKALDAALSKVDQLRSSLGAVQNRFDSVISNLGTTVTNLSSSRSRIQDADYAVEVSNMTRAQILQQAGTSVLSQANQTTQGVLSLLR
- the fliE gene encoding flagellar hook-basal body complex protein FliE, which translates into the protein MSINAIESVLQQMRTTALATGIAPASGAPVEAGGFAAELKRSLANISGAQQSAYAQAESFELGKPGVALNDVMVDLQKANVAFQTGLQVRNRLVTAYQEVMNLQA
- the fliF gene encoding flagellar basal-body MS-ring/collar protein FliF: MSTAAPAGSLPAANGLPPILDRMRAQPKLPMIIGAAALVAAAAAFLLWSRAPDYKVLYTNVSDRDGGAIIASLQQMNVPYKFAEGGGAILIAGDKVAETRLKLAAQGLPKAGGVGFELMDNQKFGTSQFAEQINYQRGLEGELARSIESIGTIESARVHLALPKPSLFVRDQKKPSASVVLSLMRGRSIDEGQVSAIVHMISSSVPDLDAKSVTVVDQRGNLLSSARGSDRGLDVSQLKYAQEIEAGYIRRIEAILQPIVGTTNVRAQVAAEIDFTVVEHTDEKYKPNQDPTQSAIRSQQTSESAQHNGAPPGGVPGALSNQPPVNPSAPIVGPRAPNAPGTPPAPGTPGAPGAPGATTASTAAAANGPSNTRKDVTTNYELDRTIRHIQQAAGGVKRLSVAVVVNNRDAVDAAGKTSNRPLTPAELEQIRNLAKEAMGFSQERGDSLNVVNSAFARDTEAGPAPEVPFWRDRENVEIGKTLGQYLLLALLALFAWLAVVRPLMRRHLADATPPPATVAAPIAPVDEPGTDGLSPAESLREREANRQKADMDYAHQIADKDPKLVATLIQHWMNTND
- the fliG gene encoding flagellar motor switch protein FliG, yielding MTSELGTRKGAILLMALGEDRAAAALHQLPTSEVQALGLAMSKLTSVSKEELAAVLAEFRQETEQLSALHLGSTSYIRAVLKKALGDDRASNLLEDILQPDEPHGGIERLNELEASEVAELIRDEHPQILATLLVHLDRMKASEVLEKLPARLRHDVIMRVATFGGVQPSALNELTDVLTEMLAGQGLRRSRLGGVRTAAEIVNLMSTAVEEEAIAHVREQDEALAQRIVDEMFVFENLLGLEDRSIQRLLKDIESDSLIIALKGAPMELRDKFLNNMSQRAAETLREDMELRGPVRVSQVETEQKAILQVARRLAEAGEIVIAAPGTDDFV